TCGTCAGGTACAGCGGCGCGAACGCGACCAGGCCGTTGTAGGTGAACGAGAAGCAGATCGTCGCGAGGACGAACGCGGCGAATCGACGGTCGCGAAACAGGCTCGCGTATCGGCGGAGGCCGGGGTCAGACGGTGAACTCGAGCCGTCCGCCTGGGACTCGCCGGAACGCGAGTCGACGCCTCGAGCAGCGCCCGGCAATCGTTTGGGCACCCGAACGAGAAAGAGCGCTCCCAGGACGAGTCCGAGCGCGCCAGCGACGAGAAAGAGGAGCCGCCAGCCGGGGACCGCGAGGGACAGTCCCGCGACGAGGACGACCGCAGTCGGGGCGACGACGCCCGCATAGGTGCCGAGCGTGTCGAGAAACCCCAGCGCGCGGCCCGTCCGCTCCGGGTAGGTTCGCGACAGCAAGCGGACGGCGACGGTCTTGTGTGCACCGGTGCCAGCCCCCATGACGAGCATCGCGCCCACGAGCACGACGAAGGGAGAATCGACAACCAGGACGAGCGCCCCGAAGGAAGCGAGGACGACGCCACCGACGATCACCGTCACGGCGCCGATTCGGTCGGCGAGCACGCCCGAAGGGAACTGCATGGCGGCGTAGACGAGCATGAAGCCAGTGAACGCGGTGCCGAGGACGGCGTTCGAGACGCCATAGCTCGCCTGGAAGGCGTCGAACAGCGGCGGGAAGGCGTACCGGAGGAACTTCGCGAGAAACCAGATCAGGGCGGTCAGGACGAGCGCGTCGTAGCGGGCGAGCCCCGCCAGCGAGGATCTCGACAGCGCCGCCCCGACTCGAGCCATCGCCTCGAGGTCGAGGGGCCAGCCACGAGTACGCATCGGTTCCGGCAGCGGGCGCTGGTCCGACTGCGCGTTCGGCTGGCAGTAGATGTAGATGCTCATTCGCCTGCGCGTTCGTCCGACAGCTGCCGTCACCGTGACAGGAACCGACGGCGCCGACTCGAGCACCGATTCCCTACTTCGTCGTCTGGGAGTACTCCGCCACCCACTCCTTCAGCGTAATCCCCATCGTCGCCTGGGTAATCGCGTTCGAACTCGCCGAGTTGGCGCTCTTGACCAGTTCCGCCTCGAGCGTCCGGGTCGGCACCTCCCCGAGGAAGTGCGGGATCGCCCGCTGAACCGCGAGCGGACAGCCCACCTCGTGGGCCAGCGCATACCCCGAGATCGAGTGGGGAATCTCCTCACTGCAGTAGGTCGGATCGGGGTCGACCAGATCGTCGTCCACGAAGTCGACGTACTCGTAGCACTTGCCCACGTCGTGGAGCAGACAGGCCGCGACCAGGACGTCCTCGTCGGGGTCGGCGCCGTGGAACTCGCGCTGGATCTCAGCGGACTCGAGGGCGACTTTCGTCGTCCCGCGGACGTGCTCGACGTTGTCGACCTCGTGGATGTTCCAGGCGTAGGGAACGTCGTGGATATCCTGCCAGCCCCCGCGCTCGAGCGCTAGCGTCCACGCCTCGATCACCTGCTCGCGGAGGTCGTCGTCCGCGATGGCCTCGAGTTCGGGGAAGGCCTCGCGGACCTGGCTCTCGTAGTCGGATTCGGAGCCCTCGCCGGACTCCGAGTCGAGGTCGCTCATCCGTCAGTCTCCGTCCGTCCGGTCGACCTGCAGCGTCTCCTGACCGATGAAGCGCGGGCGCTCCTCGATGGCGAGGAAGTTGTCCACATCCTCGCGGGCCTCCTTCGCCTTGCCGCGGTCGGGATCGTAGTCGCGCGAGCCCTCGCTCCCGAGGGCGTCGTAGAGCGCCTCGAGGTCCTCGAAGTAGAGTTCAGCAATGCCGTCGAACTCCGCGTTCTCGGGATCGGCGGGGAGGACGGTCGCGTAGCGGGCGACCCCCTCAATCTCGCGGGCGATCGGCGTATGTTCGTTCTGCCAGTGGTCGACGAACTCCTCGTGGGTCATGCCCTCCTGGCGGACGAGGAACGCCGAGTGCTTGTACAGGCCCGTCGTGTCCCCGTCGGTCTCGTCTTTCTGGACGATTTCCTCGCCGATGAATCGGGGGCGACCCTCGAGGTCGAGGAAGTTGTCTACGTCCGCACGGGCCTCGGCGGCGACCTCCTTCGTCGGGTCGTAGTCCCGGGAGCCGGAGCTACCGAGCGCGTCGTGGAGGTCCTCGAGCGTCTCGAAGTAGAGTTCGGCGAGGCCGTCGAACTCGGCGTGCTCGGGTTCGGTGGGGAGCACGGTCTGGTAGCGGACGACGCCCTCGATGTCGCGGGCGATGGGCGTGTGCTCGTTCTGCCAGTAGTCGACGAACTCCTCGTGGCTGAGGTCGTCTCTCCGGACCAGCAACGCGACGTGTTTGTACATACGTCTCGAGAGACGGCGCGTTCGCTCAAAAAAGGTGAGGAACCGCGGTCAGGGTTCGGCGCTCCCGCGGGTGGGGTCGGGCGTGGCGCGGCCGGAGGTCGGGGGTCGGCGACCGGGCGCTCCCGCGGTCGTCCGATCGACGAAAACGAGGCTCGAGACCGGCCGGTAGGATTAACCCCGTCGCGCTCGGCTTCTCGAGCGAACGCCGCGGCGACCAGCCCCGGCACGGTCCCGAGATCATGGCCCGTACCGCCCTCGTCCACCTCGTCCTCTTCATCGCGGTCGTGAGCGTCGCCACCCTCGCCGTCGGCGTGCTCGTCACCGAATCCGGCCTCTACGCGGACGCCCTCGAAGACGAGAGTGACCGCGAGCGCGCCGTCCTGGAGACCGAACTGACGATCGTCAACGATCCCGAGTCGGGCGCGACCTACGACGGGAACGGAACGACCACGGTGTACGTCAAGAACGTCGGCGGAAAGACCCTCGAGCCGAGCGACCTGGAGGTCGTCCTCGATGGCGAGTACGTCACCGCACCCGAAACCAGAGTCGTCGACGGCGACCGCTGGCGCGAGGGGACGGTCCTCGAAGTGACGATCGACCGCCCGCTCGAGCGGGGCGATCACCGCGTCGCCGTCTCCCTCGACGAGGCGTGGGCGACGCTCGAGTTTGCCCACCGCGTCGTCTTCTGGCTCGACAGCCAGCCACCCGCGACGTGTTCGGCCGACGAGTGTACCGTCAACGCCAGCGAGGAGACCCTGACGCTGACGATGGGAACCGATCCCGTCGAGGAAGGCGTCGACGTGACCTACTCGCTGAACGACTCCGCGGATGAAAACGTGACGCTCGAACGCACCACGGGGACGACGGACGCAGGCGGCGAGAACGCCACCGTACTCGACTTTAGCCCGCTGGCCAACGAGATCAGCGTCTCTGAATCGGTGCTGGTGACCGTCGACGCGGGCTGGGATACGCAGACGCTGGTCGTCCGGATCGAGTCCGAGGGGTGACGATCTTCGCCAATCACGGCGTTCGTGACTGCCACCTGCTTGCAAAGCGGTTATTCGACCGGCCGTTGAGCGTTACCTGTGCGACTCGTCCAGCTATCGGTTCCAGAGGGAAAACTCGAGGCCGTCCGCAAGGCCCTTGACGAGGACGAACTCCCCTACGTCGTCACGGACGAGACCAGCGGCCGCGGCCACGAGGCGCTCGTCTACATTCCGCTGCCGACGGGGATGGTCGAGTCGACGCTCGATACGCTGCGCGCCCGCGGCATCGGTGAGGACGCCTACACGGTCGTCGTCGACGCCGAGACGGTCATCTCCGAGGAGTTCGATGCGCTCCAGGACGAGAACAACGGCGGGGACGTCGAGTCCGAGCGCATCTCGAGACAGGAATTGCGGACCGAGGCCACCGAACTGACGCCGCCGCTCGACGTGTTCGTCGTGATGACGGTCGTCAGCACCGTCGTCGCCACGGCAGGACTCCTCCTCGACTCGGCGGCCGTGGTCGTCGGCTCGATGGTGATCGCGCCGCTGATCGGGCCCGCCCTGGGCGCGAGCGTCGGCTCCGTGATCAACGACGAGGAGTTGCTCGCCACGAGCGTCAAGTACCAGCTTCTCGGAGTCGTCCTGGCGATCGTCGCGGCGGCGGTCTTCGCCTGGCTCGTCAGGCTGGGGAACATCGTGCCGCCGGGGCTCGCCATCAGCGGCGTCGGCGAGATTGAAGAGCGCCTCACCCCAGACCTGCTCTCGCTGGCCGTCGCGCTCGGGGCCGGTGTCGCCGGCGTGGTGAGCATCACGACGGGCATCTCTGTCGCTCTCGTCGGGGTCATGATCGCCGCCGCCCTTATCCCGCCGGCCGCCGCGGCCGGCATTGCCATCGCCTGGGGCGAACCGATGGCCGCCGTCGGATCGACCGTCCTCGTCCTCGTGAACGTCCTCTCGGTGAACCTCGCCGGACTCCTCACGCTCTGGTACGCCGGCTACCGACCTGAACGACTCTTCGATCGCGGCCTCGCCGAACGTCGCGTTCGCAAACAGGTCGTCGGCCTGATCGTCGTCGTCCTGGTGTTCTCGACGTTCCTGGGTGGGATCACCTACTCGAACTTTACGACCGCTACCTTCGAGGACGACGCTCGGACCGAAACCCAGGAACTGCTCGAGCAAGAGCAGTACGCGGCTTACGAACTCATCGCCCTCGATATCGAACTCACCGACGACTTCCCCTTCCGCGGGCCCGAACGGGTGATCGTCACCATTGGTGGCCCGCCCCAGGACGCCCCGATCGGCATCGCGACCGACCTCGAGGAACGCATCTCGGCACAGACCGACGACCCCGTCGCGGTCACCGTCCGCTACGTCGACGTCATTTCCCTCGGTCCGGAAAACGACAGTGACGAGGAGACGACCGACGGCGACGGGGCGGGTGCCGGTGAAGACGGGACGACGTCGCTTCAGCAACCGACGTCGCTCGAGGTGCACGAGTGGACGCGAGAGAGGACCCGAGAAGTGGGAGTCGATCAGCGATCTCGAGACGGCAACTCCGGCTCGTACCCGATGGCGTCGACGGCGGCCTCGAGCACCGCGTCGACGTTTTCGCCGGTCTCGACGCTCATGTAGAAGTCGGCCTCGACGTCGCGTGAGCGGTCGGCCTTGTTACAGACGGTGAACACCGGCAGGTCCGCGAACTGCTCGGCGATGGCGTCGCGCAACTCGAGTTGGTCTGCGATCGGGTAGCCACACGCCTCGCTGGCGTCGACGAAGACGAGGACGCAGTCGCCCAGATGCTCGAGGGCGCTGACGGCCTGGGACTCGATCTCGTTTCGCTCCTGTGGCGGCCGGTCGAGCAGCCCCGGCGTGTCGACGATCTGGTGGCGGATGTGATCGCTGGTGAAGTGACCCAGGCCGATACCCCTCGTCGTGAACGGGTAGGAAGCCGTCTCGCCGCGGGCGTTGGTGACGGCGTTGACGAACGAGGACTTGCCGACGTTGGGGTAGCCGGCGACGACGATGGTCGGCTCCTCCGGGTTGATCTCGGGCAGGTCCCGTAGGTCGTTGCGCGAGTCGTTGATGTAGCGCAGTTCGTCGTCGACCTGCTCGACGATGTCCGCCAGGCGGGCGAACGCTTGCTTGCGGTACTTCCTGGCCGTGTCGACGTCAGTCTTGCGCAGCCTCGGCTGGTACTCCTGGTGGATCTCGCGGGTCTTTCGGCTGGCCCACATCACCTCCGAGAGGCTCTGGCGGAGGCGGTCGACGTCGACGATGGCGTCGGCCAGTTCCTCGTAGAACGGGTGGACGTCGTACTCGAAGTCAGGCCAGGAGGTGACGACGTTCTCGAGGTTGTCCGAGAGGATGTTCGCCGCCGTCTGGAGCATCGACTGCTGGGCGTCGAGTCCCTTCTGGGCCCGACCGGCCCGTGAGGCCCGGGAGAACGCCTTGTCGATCAGCTCTTCCGACGTGGGCGTGGTCGGAAGGTCTTCGAAAATCATACCCATACTAGCCCCTGGGAGCTTAAAAGGTCGTTCGATACGCGGCGGTCGCTCGCGAGCGGTGCGGTCTCGAGCGATTCGCTCTGCCGCAATCGCCGCGGGCCTCGAGTTCCGGACCGAACAGTCGGTTCCGGCGGACGATATATGCGCCTCGAGCCCCTTCCTCCCGGTATGACCGACTGGCATGCAGCCGGAATCGGCTTCCTCACGATTGTCGTTCTGAGCGTCTTCGGCGTCGTCGCCCCCGGCCTCGGCCAGCTGACCGCGGGACTCGTCGGCGGGTTCGTCGCAGGCTACCTCGCCGGCGGCGGCCTCGGCTCCGGGTTCTGGCACGGCCTGCTCGCTGGCTCGCTCGGGGGCATCATCGCCGGTGTAATCCTGGCGCTCGTCGTCGCCGTCGCGGGCTTCGCGCTCGGTCCCGTCGGCGCCGCCATCTCGAGCGCCGCTGGCGTGGGGATATTCCTCGTCGCCCTCGTCCTCGCCATCGTCATGGCGCTCGAAAGCGCCGTCGCGGGGGCACTCGGGGCCGTGCTCAATCCCTGAGGCGGCTTCCGGATCCCCACCCGGGTCGCTTCAGGCCGTCTGCAGGTAATCGACGACCGACCAGCCGACGGAGCCGTCGTTCCACTCGATGTGCCACCACTGGTAGCCGTCGCCGGTCTGTGGCCCCTGGGTGACGACACCGCGGGTTCCCCCGGGAACCGTCGAGCGAACGCCGTTGGAGACGCTCGGCCCGGAACGGACGTTCAGATCCGTCGTCGACTCGACGCGCGTCCCGTGACAGAACGTGGGGCAGGCCTCGAGCCAGGGTTCAGCACACCAGGCCCAGACGTTCTCCGCGTGGAAGTGCAGCCCCCACCAGGTGTAGCCGTCGGCGGACTCCGGCCCGTTGATGACCCGGCCGGCAGACCCCTCGGGCATCGTCGCGACGATGGTCGAGTCGGTACCGGGCTGTTCGCGGGCGTTGAGGTTGGCCGTGGTGTGGACGGCCTGGTCCATCTCGAATTTGACACCTCCGCCGCCACCACCGCCGCCGTCGCCCACGAAGTCCATCAGCCGCGATCCCGACCAGTCGGGTCCTGGACAGGCCGTCGCGTTCGAACTCGAGCAGTAACTATTGGTCGGCGCGTGGCGGTGTTCGATGATTCCGCCGCTCGCGTTGCACGGCGCCGACATCGACGTGTAGTAGTTTCTCGGGATGTCGTAGGTGTCCGCCAGGTAGTCGATGAGGGCCGCCGAGCGCTGGTACATCGTGTCCGAGATGTACCCCTGTGATTCGGTCCACTCG
This region of Natronosalvus halobius genomic DNA includes:
- a CDS encoding MFS transporter; its protein translation is MARVGAALSRSSLAGLARYDALVLTALIWFLAKFLRYAFPPLFDAFQASYGVSNAVLGTAFTGFMLVYAAMQFPSGVLADRIGAVTVIVGGVVLASFGALVLVVDSPFVVLVGAMLVMGAGTGAHKTVAVRLLSRTYPERTGRALGFLDTLGTYAGVVAPTAVVLVAGLSLAVPGWRLLFLVAGALGLVLGALFLVRVPKRLPGAARGVDSRSGESQADGSSSPSDPGLRRYASLFRDRRFAAFVLATICFSFTYNGLVAFAPLYLTNEAGLESATANLLYGALFAVSVVQLASGELSDRVGTLPVIVAALALATAATVAFVVLTGSGSALALGVALVGIGLGSHGFRPVRGAYLVQTIPDSIAGGSLGVVRTLLMGAGAVAPAVVGVLSETAGFRPAFWLLAGTVAVATLVCAGLLVTASGETFNR
- a CDS encoding HD domain-containing protein, encoding MSDLDSESGEGSESDYESQVREAFPELEAIADDDLREQVIEAWTLALERGGWQDIHDVPYAWNIHEVDNVEHVRGTTKVALESAEIQREFHGADPDEDVLVAACLLHDVGKCYEYVDFVDDDLVDPDPTYCSEEIPHSISGYALAHEVGCPLAVQRAIPHFLGEVPTRTLEAELVKSANSASSNAITQATMGITLKEWVAEYSQTTK
- a CDS encoding EthD domain-containing protein, with product MYKHVALLVRRDDLSHEEFVDYWQNEHTPIARDIEGVVRYQTVLPTEPEHAEFDGLAELYFETLEDLHDALGSSGSRDYDPTKEVAAEARADVDNFLDLEGRPRFIGEEIVQKDETDGDTTGLYKHSAFLVRQEGMTHEEFVDHWQNEHTPIAREIEGVARYATVLPADPENAEFDGIAELYFEDLEALYDALGSEGSRDYDPDRGKAKEAREDVDNFLAIEERPRFIGQETLQVDRTDGD
- a CDS encoding flagellin, translating into MARTALVHLVLFIAVVSVATLAVGVLVTESGLYADALEDESDRERAVLETELTIVNDPESGATYDGNGTTTVYVKNVGGKTLEPSDLEVVLDGEYVTAPETRVVDGDRWREGTVLEVTIDRPLERGDHRVAVSLDEAWATLEFAHRVVFWLDSQPPATCSADECTVNASEETLTLTMGTDPVEEGVDVTYSLNDSADENVTLERTTGTTDAGGENATVLDFSPLANEISVSESVLVTVDAGWDTQTLVVRIESEG
- a CDS encoding NOG1 family protein; this encodes MIFEDLPTTPTSEELIDKAFSRASRAGRAQKGLDAQQSMLQTAANILSDNLENVVTSWPDFEYDVHPFYEELADAIVDVDRLRQSLSEVMWASRKTREIHQEYQPRLRKTDVDTARKYRKQAFARLADIVEQVDDELRYINDSRNDLRDLPEINPEEPTIVVAGYPNVGKSSFVNAVTNARGETASYPFTTRGIGLGHFTSDHIRHQIVDTPGLLDRPPQERNEIESQAVSALEHLGDCVLVFVDASEACGYPIADQLELRDAIAEQFADLPVFTVCNKADRSRDVEADFYMSVETGENVDAVLEAAVDAIGYEPELPSRDR
- a CDS encoding DUF5518 domain-containing protein, which produces MTDWHAAGIGFLTIVVLSVFGVVAPGLGQLTAGLVGGFVAGYLAGGGLGSGFWHGLLAGSLGGIIAGVILALVVAVAGFALGPVGAAISSAAGVGIFLVALVLAIVMALESAVAGALGAVLNP
- a CDS encoding N-acetylmuramoyl-L-alanine amidase yields the protein MDANRRTLLKAAGLSVGGAASLAATSTSALAAEEPVDRWVAADSSNYSWADRGVDDINWIVVHTTVGSYSGAISWFQNPDANVSAHYVIRNSDGHTTKMVDESNVAWHASGFNSSAIGIEHEWTESQGYISDTMYQRSAALIDYLADTYDIPRNYYTSMSAPCNASGGIIEHRHAPTNSYCSSSNATACPGPDWSGSRLMDFVGDGGGGGGGGVKFEMDQAVHTTANLNAREQPGTDSTIVATMPEGSAGRVINGPESADGYTWWGLHFHAENVWAWCAEPWLEACPTFCHGTRVESTTDLNVRSGPSVSNGVRSTVPGGTRGVVTQGPQTGDGYQWWHIEWNDGSVGWSVVDYLQTA